The following proteins are encoded in a genomic region of Streptomyces sp. SLBN-31:
- a CDS encoding YihY/virulence factor BrkB family protein, whose translation MQPASESSQRPSGRLHRARALYRNVSKRRTAWLLLKDTVNSCMEYRILGLAAEAAFFTLLSVPPLLLSLIGLLGYVDAWTGTDSISSLETNILNASRTVLSDKGVNEIAVPILHDVMKGGRPDVISIGFLFALWSGSRAVNVFIDTITVMYGLDGVRGIVKTRIVAFLLFLAALVIGSVALPLMVAGPDAVVRIVPWSETVVQVLYWPVVIILSIVFLTTLYHVSVPVRSPWIEDVPGALVALAMWVVCSFVLRIYLTNTIEGASIYGSLAASVAVLLWIGVGAFAVLVGAAVNAAIDRVWPAAATAAARAANERLREAQLAEHVARAAAGHDTDPEDPDMPSEFPERWSRFLPPEDVTSRLRTHVKSTHPPHKPESS comes from the coding sequence GTGCAGCCAGCAAGTGAGTCCTCGCAGCGGCCCTCCGGCCGTCTCCACCGGGCGCGTGCCCTCTACCGGAACGTCTCCAAGCGCCGGACCGCCTGGCTGCTGCTCAAGGACACCGTCAACTCCTGCATGGAGTACCGCATCCTCGGCCTCGCGGCGGAGGCCGCGTTCTTCACTCTGCTGTCCGTGCCGCCCCTGCTGCTCAGCCTCATCGGCCTGCTCGGCTACGTCGACGCCTGGACCGGCACCGACAGCATCTCCAGCCTGGAGACCAACATCCTGAACGCCTCGCGGACCGTCCTGTCCGACAAGGGCGTCAACGAGATCGCCGTGCCGATCCTGCACGACGTGATGAAGGGCGGCAGACCCGACGTCATCTCCATCGGCTTCCTGTTCGCCCTCTGGTCGGGCTCCCGCGCGGTCAACGTCTTCATCGACACCATCACCGTGATGTACGGCCTCGACGGCGTGCGCGGCATCGTCAAGACCCGGATCGTGGCGTTCCTGCTGTTCCTCGCGGCCCTGGTGATCGGGTCGGTGGCGCTGCCGCTGATGGTCGCGGGCCCGGACGCGGTGGTGCGGATCGTTCCGTGGTCGGAGACGGTGGTGCAGGTCCTGTACTGGCCCGTGGTCATCATCCTGTCGATCGTCTTCCTGACCACGCTCTACCACGTGTCCGTGCCCGTGCGGTCCCCGTGGATCGAGGACGTGCCCGGCGCGCTGGTGGCGCTGGCGATGTGGGTGGTCTGCAGCTTCGTGCTGCGCATCTACCTCACCAACACCATCGAGGGTGCCTCCATCTACGGCTCCCTCGCCGCCTCCGTCGCCGTGCTGCTGTGGATCGGGGTGGGCGCCTTCGCCGTGCTCGTCGGGGCCGCGGTCAACGCGGCGATCGACCGGGTGTGGCCGGCCGCGGCGACGGCCGCGGCCCGCGCCGCCAACGAGCGGCTGCGCGAGGCCCAGCTGGCCGAGCACGTGGCCCGTGCCGCGGCCGGGCACGACACCGACCCCGAGGACCCCGACATGCCCTCGGAGTTCCCCGAACGCTGGTCCCGCTTCCTGCCGCCCGAGGACGTCACCTCGCGCCTGCGCACCCACGTCAAGAGCACCCACCCGCCGCACAAGCCGGAGAGCTCCTGA
- a CDS encoding ThuA domain-containing protein, which translates to MAPRLLVYTRTADYRHDSIPAAVAAVRALDDLEVDHSEDPAVFESPLHGYAAVVFLSTSGEVLTPAGRERLAAFVEGGGGFAGVHAAACTEYEWPYYGELLGARFDRHPAHQPGRAVVEDRAHPATRHLPAVWDFTDEWYDFRTNPGDRVRVLVSADESSYEGGGMGADHPLAWCREQGAGRVFYTALGHAAEAYESPEFREHLRGGIGWAGRTLTEP; encoded by the coding sequence ATGGCCCCCCGACTCCTCGTCTACACGCGCACTGCCGACTACCGCCACGACTCCATCCCCGCCGCCGTCGCCGCCGTACGCGCGCTCGATGATCTCGAAGTGGACCATAGCGAAGATCCCGCCGTCTTCGAGAGCCCTCTGCACGGCTATGCCGCCGTCGTCTTCCTCTCCACCAGCGGCGAGGTGCTCACCCCGGCGGGGCGGGAACGGCTGGCCGCCTTCGTGGAGGGCGGCGGTGGGTTCGCCGGGGTGCACGCGGCAGCCTGCACGGAGTACGAGTGGCCGTACTACGGCGAGTTGCTGGGTGCCCGATTCGACCGGCACCCGGCCCACCAGCCGGGACGGGCCGTCGTGGAGGACCGCGCGCATCCGGCCACCCGCCACCTGCCCGCCGTCTGGGACTTCACCGACGAGTGGTACGACTTCCGTACCAACCCCGGTGACCGGGTGCGGGTGTTGGTGAGCGCCGACGAGTCGTCGTACGAAGGCGGCGGCATGGGTGCCGACCATCCTCTGGCCTGGTGTCGGGAGCAGGGCGCGGGCCGGGTGTTCTACACCGCCCTCGGACACGCCGCCGAGGCCTACGAGTCGCCGGAGTTCCGGGAGCATCTGCGCGGCGGCATCGGCTGGGCGGGGCGGACGCTCACCGAACCGTAG
- a CDS encoding DUF6597 domain-containing transcriptional factor has product MYEERPSRLTGAVVWRNTPAEAGVGRVLPDGCMDLLWHDGRLLVAGPDTRAYVTDGAPGLWAGVRFFPGTAPSILGVPAHELRDRRVELAALRPAAEVRRLTALVAAAPEPALGLEESALRLADAGASPDPLLRHLVTALDAGRPVGRAADELGLTARQLHRRSLVAFGYGPKTLARVLRLQRAVGMARQGVRFAETAARAGFADQAHLARDVRELAGVPLGRLLLG; this is encoded by the coding sequence GTGTACGAGGAGAGGCCCTCCCGGCTCACCGGAGCGGTCGTGTGGCGCAACACCCCGGCCGAGGCCGGCGTGGGGCGGGTGCTGCCCGACGGCTGCATGGACCTGCTCTGGCACGACGGCCGGCTGCTCGTCGCCGGGCCCGACACACGCGCGTACGTCACCGACGGCGCGCCCGGACTGTGGGCGGGCGTCCGGTTCTTCCCCGGCACCGCGCCCTCGATCCTCGGCGTGCCCGCGCACGAACTGCGCGACCGGCGCGTCGAACTCGCCGCGCTGCGGCCCGCCGCGGAGGTCCGCCGCCTCACCGCACTGGTCGCCGCGGCCCCCGAACCGGCCCTGGGCCTGGAGGAGTCGGCGTTGCGGCTGGCCGATGCCGGCGCGTCCCCCGACCCGCTGCTACGACACCTCGTCACGGCCCTCGACGCGGGCCGTCCCGTCGGCCGGGCCGCCGACGAACTGGGGCTCACGGCCCGGCAGTTGCACCGGCGGTCGCTGGTGGCCTTCGGGTACGGGCCCAAGACGCTGGCCCGGGTGCTGCGGCTGCAGCGGGCCGTGGGGATGGCCCGGCAGGGGGTGCGGTTCGCGGAGACGGCCGCCCGGGCCGGGTTCGCCGACCAGGCCCATCTGGCGCGTGATGTCCGGGAGTTGGCGGGGGTGCCGCTCGGCCGGCTACTGCTGGGGTAG
- a CDS encoding AraC family transcriptional regulator, whose product MDALAGLLEGPRARGAFMIRACFDPPWAVRVEDRAPLTVMLMVRGDAWVTPNAGKPVRLRAGDLAIARGPDPYTCGDDPGTRPQVVVLPGAECSYPDGRSLNGTMDLGVRTWGTRPDGSAVLLIGTYLWQGEVGGRLLDALPPLLALTSDMWPCPLTPILMEEIVRDEPGQEVVLDRLLDLLVIAALRAWFGRPEAAAPAWYRALADPVVGRVLRLVQDDPAHPWTVASLAAKAGVSRAALARRFTLLVGEPVMTYLTGWRLALAADALRDTGDTLETIARRVGYGSGFALSSAFKRVYGVSPQEHRERPAQARA is encoded by the coding sequence ATGGACGCCCTCGCAGGTCTGCTGGAAGGCCCACGCGCGCGTGGCGCCTTCATGATCCGAGCGTGTTTCGATCCGCCCTGGGCCGTGCGGGTGGAGGACCGGGCCCCGCTGACAGTGATGCTCATGGTCCGCGGCGACGCCTGGGTCACCCCGAACGCGGGGAAGCCGGTGCGGCTGCGGGCCGGTGACCTCGCGATCGCCCGCGGACCCGATCCGTACACCTGCGGCGACGATCCCGGAACGCGGCCGCAGGTGGTCGTCCTGCCGGGGGCGGAGTGCAGCTACCCCGACGGGCGGTCGCTGAACGGCACCATGGACCTGGGCGTGCGCACCTGGGGCACCCGGCCCGACGGCTCGGCCGTCCTGCTCATCGGCACCTACCTGTGGCAGGGCGAGGTCGGCGGACGCCTGCTGGACGCCCTGCCGCCGCTGCTGGCCCTCACCTCCGACATGTGGCCGTGCCCGCTCACGCCGATCCTCATGGAGGAGATCGTCCGCGACGAACCGGGGCAGGAAGTGGTCCTCGACCGGCTCCTCGACCTGCTGGTCATCGCCGCGCTGCGGGCCTGGTTCGGCCGCCCCGAGGCGGCGGCGCCCGCCTGGTACCGGGCGCTGGCCGATCCGGTGGTGGGGCGGGTGCTGCGGCTGGTCCAGGACGACCCGGCGCACCCGTGGACCGTAGCCTCACTGGCCGCCAAGGCCGGGGTGTCCCGCGCGGCCCTCGCCCGCCGCTTCACCCTGCTCGTGGGCGAGCCCGTGATGACGTACCTGACCGGCTGGCGGCTGGCCCTGGCCGCGGACGCGCTGCGCGACACCGGCGACACCCTGGAGACGATCGCCCGCCGCGTCGGCTACGGCAGCGGGTTCGCCCTGTCCAGCGCGTTCAAGCGGGTCTACGGAGTCAGCCCGCAGGAGCACCGGGAGCGGCCGGCGCAGGCGCGCGCGTAG
- a CDS encoding VOC family protein, with product MTPRFAVIGLVASDMAASLAFYRRLGLVFPDGAEDQPHVEAELPGGATLALDTEETIRSFHPGWRPPSGGGRIALAFRCASPAEVDALYEDLVAAGHHGELKPWDAFWGQRYAVVHDPDGNGVDLFAPLPQQ from the coding sequence ATGACTCCACGATTCGCCGTGATCGGCCTGGTCGCCTCGGACATGGCGGCCTCACTCGCCTTCTACCGCCGCCTCGGCCTCGTCTTCCCCGACGGTGCCGAGGACCAGCCGCACGTCGAGGCCGAACTGCCCGGCGGGGCGACCCTCGCCCTGGACACGGAGGAGACGATCCGCTCCTTCCACCCCGGGTGGCGGCCGCCGAGCGGCGGCGGCCGGATCGCGCTCGCCTTCCGGTGCGCGTCGCCCGCCGAGGTCGACGCGCTGTACGAGGACCTCGTCGCCGCCGGCCACCACGGCGAGCTCAAGCCGTGGGACGCCTTCTGGGGCCAGCGGTACGCGGTCGTGCACGACCCGGACGGCAACGGCGTCGACCTGTTCGCGCCGCTACCCCAGCAGTAG
- a CDS encoding VOC family protein produces MNVIPARLDHLVLATPDLAATVADFARRTGVPPAPGGAHVGLGTRNFLVALGGSSYLEIIGPDPEQTEPDGPRPFAVDELASARTVTWALSPPDLDAAVMSARARGYDPGDIRPMSRRRPDGSLLRWRLTDGDTQHPSGLVPFLIDWGSAVHPSASGLPVTPLLRLSASAPDPAQIRPLLAAVGAELPLTEGPVALTFTVDTPRGPVTFS; encoded by the coding sequence ATGAACGTCATCCCCGCGCGTCTGGACCACCTCGTCCTCGCCACCCCCGACCTGGCGGCGACGGTCGCCGACTTCGCGCGGCGCACCGGCGTCCCGCCCGCTCCCGGCGGCGCCCATGTCGGCCTCGGTACGCGCAATTTCCTTGTGGCGCTGGGTGGTTCGAGCTACCTGGAGATCATCGGGCCGGACCCTGAGCAGACGGAGCCGGACGGCCCGCGCCCGTTCGCGGTCGACGAGCTGGCGTCAGCACGGACGGTGACCTGGGCCCTCAGCCCGCCCGACCTGGACGCCGCGGTCATGTCCGCCCGGGCCCGCGGCTACGATCCCGGCGACATCCGCCCGATGAGCCGCCGCCGACCCGACGGCAGCCTGCTGCGGTGGCGGTTGACCGACGGTGACACCCAGCACCCCTCCGGTCTGGTGCCCTTTCTCATCGACTGGGGGTCCGCCGTCCACCCGTCGGCCTCCGGGCTGCCCGTCACCCCGCTGCTCCGGCTGTCGGCGAGCGCCCCCGACCCGGCCCAGATCCGCCCACTGCTGGCCGCCGTGGGCGCCGAACTCCCCCTGACCGAGGGCCCGGTGGCGCTCACCTTCACCGTGGACACCCCGCGCGGCCCCGTCACCTTCTCCTGA
- a CDS encoding GNAT family N-acetyltransferase, translating into MERPSQFIECGGLVLRRWRPQDDFAPAFRLIEESVDHLRPWMGWVARHGEESTRDFLAKAEAKWAADEAYNYAIAEGGTLVGMCQTYRVDAPVRWRMGYWLHPAATGRGIATRATAALVDEMFALPGVEYVEITHDVANTASGAVPRRLGFTEIGHERAAPETPSLVGIDVVWRLNRPARPADGATVR; encoded by the coding sequence CGGCCTGGTGCTGCGACGCTGGCGGCCGCAGGACGACTTCGCCCCGGCGTTCAGGCTGATCGAGGAGTCCGTGGACCACCTGCGCCCGTGGATGGGCTGGGTCGCCCGGCACGGCGAGGAGAGCACCCGCGACTTCCTCGCGAAGGCCGAGGCGAAGTGGGCTGCCGACGAGGCCTACAACTACGCCATCGCGGAGGGCGGCACGCTCGTCGGCATGTGCCAGACCTACCGCGTGGACGCGCCCGTCAGATGGCGGATGGGGTACTGGCTGCACCCGGCCGCCACCGGCCGGGGCATCGCCACGAGAGCGACGGCGGCCCTGGTCGACGAGATGTTCGCCCTGCCGGGCGTGGAGTACGTGGAGATCACCCACGACGTGGCCAACACGGCCAGTGGCGCGGTCCCACGCCGTCTGGGGTTCACCGAGATCGGCCACGAGCGGGCCGCGCCGGAGACCCCCTCGCTCGTCGGCATCGACGTCGTCTGGCGCCTGAACCGCCCCGCGCGGCCGGCCGACGGCGCTACGGTTCGGTGA